CTTTAAGAGCGGGTTGGGGCTGCGCACGTCCCTTTAAGAGCGGGTTGGGACGGTGAGCCACTTACTCTCTTTCTCGGTGCTGTCAGTCTTGGCTATACTGTCTGTGGAGAGGTGTTTGAACTCGTCGTGTTCCGGAAGTTTCTGGCTCAGCCTCTGGCCCACGTTGCTGACGTGGACGTAAAACCGGTCCCCGGTCACTTTGTGGTCCAGGGCAAGGCTGCTGAGCTTGATCTTCTTCCTGCCGGAGGGAAGGAGTCCCGAGAGTCAGTGCTGACCGCCTCGGTGCGGAGGCTGACCGAACACTCGCCCTGTCTGAGCCGGTTCCCCGTTCACCACGGTCTCAGCCCCGTTTCACTCCTCCTTCCCGACACCGTTTCCAGGTCCACCCGTTTGCTTTCTGAAAGCCCTCGTCCCTTTTAATACCGTCCCCCGAAATCTCAGCGCCTACCTGTGGCCTCAATCCCCTCGCAGTTTCTGATTCTTGTCTCAGAACTCAATCCCCTCGCAGTTTCTGATTCTTGTCTCAGAACTCAACCCCCTCGCAGTTTCTGATTCTTGTCTCAGAACTCAACCCCCTCGCAGTTTCTGATTCTTGTCTCGGAACTCAACCCCATCGCAGTTTCTGATTCTTGTCTCAGAACTCAACCCCCTCGCAGTTTCTGATTCTTGTCTCAGAACTCAATCCCCTCGCAGTTTCTGATTCTTGTCTCAGAACCAGTGGAACCATTCTCCATCCTGGTGAGGAATTCGACCGTGTTACGGTCAGTCTTCCCCAAGGGCCCCACGCTGCTAACCGTCCCTTTCTCAAGACTAATGTCGCCTGTTCTGTCATTGGTTCCTCAATGTGTTAATCCAGGCAACCAGcccttacacacttaatggtcaggtcctagggagtgttgctgaacaaagagaccttggagtgcaggttcacagctccttgaaagtggagtcgcaggtagataggatagtgaaggcagcgtttggtatgctttcctttattggtcagagtattgagtacaggggttgggaggtcatgttgcagctgtacaggacattggttggattattgcgtgtaattctggtctcctccctatcgaaaggatgttgtgaaacttgaaagggctcagaaaagatttacaaggatgttgccagggttggagggtctgagctacagggaggggctgaacaggctgggactgttttccctggagcgtcggaggctgaggggtgaccttatagaggtttacaaaatcatgaggggcttggactccccctggggtggggggagtccagaactagagggtcataggtttagggtgagagaggaaagatataaaagagacctaaggggcaactttttcacccagagggtggtacgtgtgtggaatgagctgccagaggatgtggtgggggctggtacaattacaacatttaagaggcatttggatgggtatatggataggaagggtttggagggacatgggccgggtgctggcaggtgggactaggttgggttgggatatctggaagggttgggccgaagggtctgtttccttcctgtacgtctgtatgactctgtgggtGTCTGTGATAATGGACATGACGCCAGTAATGTGGTGCCTATCATACTGCTCCTCAGACTGGTGACTGAGACTCTGTCAGTAATTCTGTATTTCACGCTGGTCCTGGTTATAACTGGTTACAGCAGCATTGATACGGTTTATGACttacgctgtacatctctgtgactctatacacGGTCGGAGTGCCTTCTCTCCTGTATTGTTACTAACTTCGATTTACCTGTGCATAAATTAAACCCGCTCATAGTTCCAAGTGTTCCCTTATTGCTTGCATCTCTAACCTCACGCCCAATATCAGCAGGGTCGGTATCCAGCCCCCCCCCGCCCCATTCCTGATTTATTGCTCTGCGCTGTTTGTGGGCTCAGTCCCTCGTTATTACTTTAACTTCCTTTTAACTTCCATCGCCTTTTCGTTTTTGTCTGTGTTTCGTTTTAACCAAACTGCCGGAGCTGGGTTTAGTCTCGTTGTCTGTGTACCATGCACCCCGTCCCACCCACCCCCTCTGATCGGCACtgacaccccccccctcccccccaccccctccccacacccccaccacgTCCACCCCAGTACCTGTTGGGGGAAAGGGCGTCACTTACACGTAACTGGCCTCCTCAGGGTCTGGGAAGGCCTGTAGGGGCCAGTTGACGTAGCAGTTCAGGAAGACGAGGCAGGCCAGCCCAGCCCACGTGTACATGATGACGATGAACGAGACGCCAAAGTCGTAGATCACCTGCGGGAGGAGAAGGCAGCCTTGATTCTCTGCAACAGCACAGCGGGAAAGGCCCAGGCTGCAATCCGGGCCTAGTCCCAGGTTGACCTAATCTCATACTTTGTGACCTAAGTGAGCACTCTCCCCTACTCCCACCGCCATCTGCAGGGAAAGCTCCAGGCATCACTCCGGGCCTAGTGACCGGTCACCCTAATGTTACACCCTGCTCGTGGTAGTGAGCTTATCTCTAGCCACACAAAACGGGAAAGCTCTAGGCTTCAATCCGGCCTAGTGACCAGTTACCCTAATCTCACACCCTGCTCGTGGTACTGAGCTAATCTCCACCCACACAAAATGGGAAAGCTCCAGGCTTCAATCCGGGCCTAGTGACCGGTTACCCTAATCTCACACCCTGCTCGTGGCAGTGAGCTTATCTCTAGCCACACAAAATGGGAAAGCTCCAGGCTTTAATCCGGCCTAGTGACCGGTTACCCTAATCTCACACCCTGCTCGTGGTACTGAGCTAATCTCCACCCACACAAAATGGGAAAGCTCcaggcttcctccgggtgctccggtttcctcccacagtccaaagatgtgcaagttaaggtGGAATGGCCAcaggaaattgcccgtagtgttcagggatgtgtaggttaggtacattagtcaggggtaaatgtagggtaatgagtccgggtaggatactcttcagagggtcagtgtggacttgttgggcccaagggcctgtttacCCACTGTAGGNNNNNNNNNNNNNNNNNNNNNNNNNNNNNNNNNNNNNNNNNNNNNNNNNNNNNNNNNNNNNNNNNNNNNNNNNNNNNNNNNNNNNNNNNNNagagagactgagacagagagagagagagagagagacagggagggagagaTTGGGAGAGAGCATGTGCAGTTATGGGGCTTACCTTAATTCCAGGGAAGGTGACAGCAGACGATGCGTATGAGCCAATCATCAGGGACATGATGGTCGATCGCAGGTTGCCGAACATGTTTGGTAACTGCAACAACCAAAAACAAAACCATCCGCGGGTCAGTGGCAGCTTCCCAACATGGCCGACTGTTTCCCACAATGCCCCTTTGTGGTTCCACTCCCACCTCCCCCATCTGCCTCTCATGCTGTGAGGTGGAAGGGGCAGTCTGACCGACAGCagggcacaggaggaggccaccgGGGAGACAGGACCACGAGGGATGCAGGACGTCCAGCCCGATACGGGACACGCCCGGAAGATACCTGAGGATGGTCGGCACAGTGTCTCCCCGACCTGCGCTACACCGACTCCGACTGCGGAAAACCAATATTCCGGTGACATTTCTCATGGTGTGGGGTCACCTTGGGGTGCTCCCGCCCTGTCCCGCCAAGAGGATGTCTTTTCTGGGGGAGAGGCGAAGGCACAAACCCTGAGGCCTAACGCACACAGAAGCCTAGCCAGCTAGGCCCTACCCACAGGGGCTCAGTTTGGCAAACAAACTCTGAAGggaaactgtttaaatatgtttCTCTTGTTTCCTGGTCTCATTCCAACACTAATTCCGGACACTGCACTTTAGGGAGATGGGGGGAAGGGATCCAAGAGGGTGCGGATACGATCCACGTGGATAATCCCAGGGATGTGGCCCAGGGAGACTGGGATAGACCGGAGAGGTCGGGCCTGGTCGAGACAAGATCATCGAGAGGAGATTCGATCGAGGGGTTCGAGATCGcgaggtggtggggggaggggggagctggAGAGAGTCGAGAGGGAGAATCTGTTCCCATTGATGGGAAGGTGGGGACCCAGAGAGACATGGATTGAAGGGGATTGGGGACAGGAGCACCGAGAGACACCAGGAGAAANNNNNNNNNNNNNNNNNNNNNNNNNNNNNNNNNNNNNNNNNNNNNNNNNNNNNNNNNNNNNNNNNNNNNNNNNNNNNNNNNNNNNNNNNNNNNNNNNNNNNNNNNNNNNNNNNNNNNNNNNNNNNNNNNNNNNNNNNNNNNNNNNNNNNNNNNNNNNNNNNNNNNNNNNNNNNNNNNNNNNNNNNNNNNNNNNNNNNNNNNNNNNNNNNNNNNNNNNNNNNNNNNNNNNNNNNNNNNNNNNNNNNNNNNNNNNNNNNNNNNNNNNNNNNNNNNNNNNNNNNNNNNNNNNNNNNNNNNNNNNNNNNNNNNNNNNNNNNNNNNNNNNNNNNNNNNNNNNNNNNNNNNNNNNNNNNNNNNNNNNNNNNNNNNNNNNNNNNNNNNNNNNNNNNNNNNNNNNNNNNNNNNNNNNNNNNNNNNNNNNNNNNNNNNNNNNNNNNNNNNNNNNNNNNNNNNNNNNNNNNNNNNNNNNNNNNNNNNNNNNNNNNNNNNNNNNNNNNNNNNNNNNNNNNNNNNNNNNNNNNNNNNNNNNNNNNNNNNNNNNNNNNNNNNNNNNNNNNNNNNNNNNNNNNNNNNNNNNNNNNNNNNNNNNNNNNNNNNNNNNNNNNNNNNNNNNNNNNNNNNNNNNNNNNNNNNNNNNNNNNNNNNNNNNNNNNNNNNNNNNNNNNNNNNNNNNNNNNNNNNNNNNNNNNNNNNNN
This genomic interval from Chiloscyllium plagiosum isolate BGI_BamShark_2017 unplaced genomic scaffold, ASM401019v2 scaf_38069, whole genome shotgun sequence contains the following:
- the LOC122546446 gene encoding large neutral amino acids transporter small subunit 3-like → MFGNLRSTIMSLMIGSYASSAVTFPGIKVIYDFGVSFIVIMYTWAGLACLVFLNCYVNWPLQAFPDPEEASYVKKIKLSSLALDHKVTGDRFYVHVSNVGQRLSQKLPEHDEFKHLSTDSIAKTDSTEKESKWLTVPTRS